The following coding sequences are from one Cyprinus carpio isolate SPL01 chromosome A24, ASM1834038v1, whole genome shotgun sequence window:
- the LOC122135441 gene encoding integrin beta-like protein E has translation MVSYRVDFRFKEAYHVCSASDPWTCRSGNCGSRTSFVGGRVDSSTKGGSWCQTEAVIKRTVPNNSPFQLTQNSCCWIYTLYDIYGGNWRLITHIDLGERSDTSKPNRSPVATTLPIVRVPQNCARNYNLLSCDPDKDTVRCRYGTLSANECGMCHQPAGFTLDQSTCTLSNSVNATRGFYAFELVMEDYPTQNITLNYTAMAPAVRSPFVNSSSSSPLSKIPLQFAVEVEAPAPSCIEGEYLPRFIHPTPHQGEHLQARVNQELEIRVKATATFSSITDVVFSGPLNSTKETTTTGEYVINWTPTSDNFGQHFPICFIAEGQNGSRNYQSEMRCVIVVVEAAGPRAQVTCTKDTMSVSIERSTISGIHGDSLAAEHNNASCAVSSNSTHVFTTFSLKRMRLMKHLSFKNTIVTYDNPNHIITRKNIFEIEVMCKYQKKSSITTRFDAHRPAVNFTERGFGSFSYQFEFYQSGTFRNTRDPSSYPLDYNVGETIYMEIAPVNVIQNTEVFLESCVATPYDNPSYPISYPIITNGAGLMKLLTSTQVTSPMSSSVWRPSSLLDNMTRCLSAAPLSYVKLTIPTHVALRDAPMAHRSHHPYMFTKEKLPSRLEATSSPRDHCG, from the exons ATGGTTTCCTATAGG GTGGATTTCCGCTTCAAGGAGGCCTATCATGTCTGTTCTGCAAGTGACCCCTGGACATGCAGATCTGGAAATTGTGGCAGTAGAACCTCTTTTGTGGGTGGTCGTGTGGACAGCAGTACCAAAGGTGGTAGCTGGTGCCAGACTGAGGCAGTGATAAAAAGAACCGTCCCCAACAACAGTCCATTTCAGCTGAC ACAAAATAGTTGCTGCTGGATCTATACCCTATATGACATATATGGTGGAAACTGGAGACTTATCACACATATTGACCTTGGAGAGAGATCTGACACCTCCAAACCCAACAGATCTCCAGTCGCCACCACACTTCCTATTGTAAG AGTTCCTCAGAACTGCGCCAGGAACTACAATCTTTTGTCCTGTGATCCAGATAAAGACACGGTCAGGTGTAGATATGGAACTTTGTCTGCAAATGAGTGTGGAATGTGCCACCAACCTGCAGGATTCACTTTGGACCAG AGCACCTGTACTCTGTCAAACTCTGTCAACGCTACACGTGGTTTTTATGCATTTGAGCTGGTCATGGAGGACTATCCCACCCAGAACATAACTCTAAACTATACTGCCATGGCCCCGGCGGTCAGATCCCCCTTTGTTAATTCATCCTCCAGTTCTCCATTGAGCAAAATACCTCTTCAGTTTGCTGTAGAAG TGGAGGCTCCTGCACCATCTTGCATCGAGGGTGAATATCTACCTCGGTTCATCCACCCAACACCTCATCAGGGAGAACATCTACAGGCTCGTGTCAATCAAGAGCTAGAGATCAGAGTAAAGGCTACCGCAACCTTCTCAAG tatcactGATGTGGTCTTTAGTGGACCTCTGAACAGCACGAAGGAGACCACCACTACTGGGGAGTATGTGATCAATTGGACACCAACGTCAGATAATTTTGGACAACATTTTCCAATTTGCTTCATTGCAGAGGGCCAAAATGG GTCTAGGAACTATCAATCTGAGATGAGGTGTGTAATTGTTGTGGTGGAGGCTGCAG GTCCAAGAGCACAAGTGACCTGCACTAAGGACACAATGTCAGTTTCAATAGAAAGATCCACTATTTCGGGTATTCATGGAGATTCACTTGCGGCTGAACACAACAATGCTTCCTGTGCAGTTTCTTCTAACAGCACGCATGTGTTTACAACTTTCTCTCTAAAGCGGAT gaGACTGATGAAACATCTTTCCTTCAAGAACACAATTGTTACCTATGATAATCCAAACCACATCATAACCAGGAAAAATATATTCGAAATTGAAGTAATGTGCAAGTACCAGAAAAAGAGCAGCATCACCACGAGGTTCGATGCTCACAGGCCAGCCGTCAACTTCACAGAGAGAGGCTTTGGCTCATTCAGCTATCAGTTTGAGTTTTATCAGTCTGGTACCTTCAGAAACACAAGAGATCCCAGCAGCTACCCACTGGATTACAATGTTGGAGAAACGATCTACATGGAGATCGCCCCTGTCAATGTCATACAAAACACTGAGGTCTTCCTTGAGTCCTGTGTAGCTACACCCTATGATAATCCCAGTTATCCCATCTCCTATCCCATCATCACAAATGG TGCGGGGTTGATGAAACTGTTAACATCTACACAAGTCACCAGCCCAATGTCAAGTTCAGTATGGAGGCCTTCAAGTTTATTGGACAATATGACCAG gtGTTTATCAGCTGCTCCATTATCATATGTGAAGCTAACAATCCCAACACACGTTGCGCTCAGGGATGCACCAATGGCACACAGGTCGCACCATCCTTACATGTTCACAAAAGAGAAGCTGCCTTCCAGACTGGAAGCCACTTCATCTCCCAGGGACCACTGCGGCTGA